From Micromonospora auratinigra:
GGATGATCCCCCCGGCCATGCCGAGCACGACCCCGATCCCGGTGGCGATGCCGCCGAGGTCGAGCCACTGGTCGATCAGCCAGCCGATGAAACCCCAGACGAGCATGCCCCCGATGAGGTACGAGAGCGCGGTCCAA
This genomic window contains:
- a CDS encoding AtpZ/AtpI family protein translates to MAGDQKPPNAGGSGDYPSGAGQGWTALSYLIGGMLVWGFIGWLIDQWLDLGGIATGIGVVLGMAGGIILVVRRLGTPT